The sequence AAGTGCTGTCGAAAACCTTCCTATTGGCTCAGGTCTGGGGTTATGACGCGTTCGACCCCAATCTGGTGGAAGTGCACCTCAGTTCATTGAGAAGAAAACTCGCCAAACTTGGGCTCACAGATCTAATTCAGACTCGGCGTGGCCTTGGTTATTTGGTCAAGGCGTGAAAACTAAGTCTCTTACTAGGCGAGTGTCGCTCACCGCCTTCGCCGCGGTAATAACGATTGGCCTGGTGCTGATAACCATCCTGGCACTCTCGATTGGCCCAGCCAGCCAGCGGGCTCTGGTGGAGCAAATGAAGACCCAAGCCGAAACCGCTCTAAACCTTGACGGCCAACTTAGCGTCGAACAAATAGCTGAGACGATAGCCAGGCCTGGAACGGCCGTGACGATAACTGAGAATGAGGTCCACGAAAGCGCAGAGGCGCTCTTTGTTTCTGTTGATAGCGAGACCGATGTGGCCACGGTCGAAGTCTTCCTCCCAAAATCAGAGGCAAGCCTGGTGCTCACTGCATCCAATCAACAGGCCAGTAGCGTTTCGATGCTGGTGCTTGGTATCGGGCTGCCTTCGATCGTGGTTTTAGCCCTATTAATCTGGCTCGTGCTTGGATTTGCGATGCGTCGGGCGATGCGTCCGCTTGGCGAAATGACCGCTTTGGCTGTGGATATTGCCAGTGGTCAACGAGGTGTGAGGTTGGAAATATCTGAGCCTGAGAATGATCTTGGGGTAACCGGAATAGCTTTGAACAAGATGTTGGACAATCTTGAAGGAGCCCTAAATATGGCCGAGGATGCCCGTCAATCGATTCGCCAAATGTCCTTGGATGTTGCTCACGAACTAAAAACACCATTGGCGACGATTGTTTCAAGCGCTGAGAATTCGATGCGCAGCGCCAGCGAAGAAAATCAAAAACAACTTGTGACTGTCATTCGAGAGGCAAGGCGAGCCGGGAGAATTATTGGCACCCTCACCCAGCTTCAGGCAATTGAAGAAGGCGGGCGGGCGGAAACCTTCCCCGTCACCTTCGACATCTCAAGACTCCTACGGGAGCTCGCCTCAGATTTACCCGAAGTGGAGTTAGAGCTGGGGAAAAAGGAAATCATGGCCTTTGCTGACGAACACCAGGTCGGTCAGATTCTTCGAAACCTTTTGGAGAACGCACTAATCCACAAAACAAAGAGGGTTGTTTTGGAGCTAACCGGGTCAGCAGAAACCGTAACGGTTCGCGTTTCAGATGATGGCCCAGGAGTCATTGAAGCTGATAGAACTCGGATCTTCGATCGGTTCGTAAGGTTGGACTACTCTCGGTCTCGAAATAAAGGCGGGTCTGGATTAGGGCTGGCAATTTCAAAGGCTTTGGCCCATGCAAATGGTGCCGAGTTGTGGTGCGAGGAATCGGACCTCGGTGGCGCTCGCTTTGTGCTGAAACTTAATGCGAGGCCCTAGTCAAATACCGCCGCCACCTCTAGAGCCATCACCCCTGAAAGTGATATTCGACCAGCCTGCAGCTCTTGGGGGAAATTCGTTTCTTTCAGACACAACGCTATAAAGACCTCGGGGCCCATTTCCACGACGTTCGGCGGCGTGCCGCGGCGGTGCTCTTGACCCTGGATGCATTGAATGGCGCCATAGGGCGGAACCCGCAACTCCACGCTGCCACCGCGGTGACGATCTTCGATTCTCTGAAGCAAAAACCTAACCGCTGTTGGCAGCTGGTTTGCTAGGTCGGCAATTGCAGCATTGCCCGCTTCTGGTGGAATGCGCCT is a genomic window of Candidatus Aquiluna sp. UB-MaderosW2red containing:
- a CDS encoding HAMP domain-containing sensor histidine kinase, with protein sequence MKTKSLTRRVSLTAFAAVITIGLVLITILALSIGPASQRALVEQMKTQAETALNLDGQLSVEQIAETIARPGTAVTITENEVHESAEALFVSVDSETDVATVEVFLPKSEASLVLTASNQQASSVSMLVLGIGLPSIVVLALLIWLVLGFAMRRAMRPLGEMTALAVDIASGQRGVRLEISEPENDLGVTGIALNKMLDNLEGALNMAEDARQSIRQMSLDVAHELKTPLATIVSSAENSMRSASEENQKQLVTVIREARRAGRIIGTLTQLQAIEEGGRAETFPVTFDISRLLRELASDLPEVELELGKKEIMAFADEHQVGQILRNLLENALIHKTKRVVLELTGSAETVTVRVSDDGPGVIEADRTRIFDRFVRLDYSRSRNKGGSGLGLAISKALAHANGAELWCEESDLGGARFVLKLNARP
- a CDS encoding sterol carrier family protein; this translates as MGTRRIPPEAGNAAIADLANQLPTAVRFLLQRIEDRHRGGSVELRVPPYGAIQCIQGQEHRRGTPPNVVEMGPEVFIALCLKETNFPQELQAGRISLSGVMALEVAAVFD